The following coding sequences lie in one Blattabacteriaceae bacterium genomic window:
- the sufB gene encoding Fe-S cluster assembly protein SufB, protein MRKRDKLLQEVIESEYKYGFYTNIECDKFAKGLNEKVIHSISQKKKEPEWMLQWRLDAFSIWKKISEPKWGNIKYKRQNFQEISYYSAPKTIFNSLEEVDPELMDTFNKLGISIDEQKILSGVVAVDVVMDSVSLGTTLKKILFEKGIIFCSISEAIRKYPELIKKYIGKVVPKEDNFYSALNSAVFSDGSFCYIPLGVRCPVELSTYFRINESGTGQFERTLIIADKNSYVSYLEGCTAPIRNETQLHAAVVELIALENSEIKYSTIQNWYPGNKKGKGGVYNFVTKRGLCEKNAKISWTQIETGSSITWKYPSCILKGDNSLGEFYSLSITRNFQQADTGTKMIHIGKNTRSTIISKGVSSGKAQNNYRGLVKISTKAKNARNFSQCDSLLLGNKCGAHTFPFIEVKNPESMVEHEATTSKIEEEQIFYCTQRGIDKEKAISLIIGGFSRIVLKKLPLEFAVEAQKLLEISLEGTIG, encoded by the coding sequence ATGAGAAAAAGAGATAAACTTCTTCAAGAAGTTATCGAATCTGAATATAAATACGGTTTCTATACAAATATTGAATGCGATAAGTTTGCAAAAGGGCTAAATGAGAAGGTTATCCATTCTATTTCTCAAAAAAAAAAAGAACCAGAATGGATGCTACAATGGAGGTTAGATGCCTTTTCCATTTGGAAAAAAATTTCAGAGCCTAAATGGGGTAATATAAAATATAAAAGGCAAAATTTTCAAGAGATTAGTTATTATTCTGCACCTAAAACTATATTTAATAGCTTGGAGGAAGTTGATCCAGAATTGATGGATACTTTTAACAAACTTGGGATTTCTATTGATGAACAAAAAATACTTTCAGGTGTAGTTGCAGTCGATGTCGTAATGGATTCAGTTTCGTTAGGAACAACCCTTAAAAAAATTCTTTTTGAAAAAGGTATAATTTTTTGCTCAATTAGCGAAGCTATTAGAAAATATCCAGAATTGATAAAAAAATACATAGGAAAAGTAGTGCCAAAAGAGGACAATTTTTATTCGGCACTTAATTCTGCTGTGTTTTCTGACGGATCTTTTTGTTATATCCCGCTAGGAGTCCGATGTCCAGTAGAGCTTTCTACCTATTTTAGAATCAATGAAAGTGGAACAGGCCAGTTCGAAAGGACTCTTATTATAGCAGATAAAAATTCTTATGTAAGCTATCTTGAGGGATGTACAGCTCCTATACGAAATGAAACCCAATTACACGCAGCTGTAGTAGAACTTATTGCCTTAGAAAATTCAGAAATAAAGTATTCTACTATTCAAAATTGGTATCCAGGAAATAAAAAAGGCAAGGGAGGAGTATATAATTTTGTCACTAAAAGAGGTTTATGTGAAAAAAATGCTAAAATTTCTTGGACTCAAATAGAAACTGGATCATCTATTACATGGAAATATCCATCTTGCATTTTAAAAGGGGATAACTCTTTAGGAGAATTTTATTCTTTGTCGATAACTAGGAATTTTCAGCAGGCTGATACAGGTACTAAAATGATCCACATTGGTAAAAACACTAGAAGTACTATAATTTCCAAAGGAGTTTCATCTGGAAAAGCGCAAAATAATTATAGAGGTTTAGTTAAAATATCTACAAAAGCAAAGAATGCAAGAAATTTTTCTCAATGTGATTCTTTGCTACTCGGTAATAAGTGTGGAGCCCATACTTTTCCTTTTATAGAAGTAAAAAACCCCGAGTCTATGGTTGAGCATGAAGCAACGACCTCAAAAATAGAGGAAGAACAAATTTTTTATTGTACTCAAAGAGGAATCGATAAAGAAAAAGCTATATCACTTATTATTGGGGGATTTAGTCGTATCGTTCTTAAAAAGTTGCCACTGGAATTCGCAGTAGAAGCACAGAAACTTTTAGAAATTTCTTTAGAAGGAACAATAGGTTAG
- the pheS gene encoding phenylalanine--tRNA ligase subunit alpha, with protein MIKKIKEIQKEASVFQAVKLQDIEDFRIKYLGKNGLIPALFGELKNISKTEKKRVGGSINLLKRIVLDIIQKNKKELSEEEKKSEEMDFTLPGYSWELGARHPISLVKNKIVKIFERIGFILSQGPEIEDDWHNFTALNFPELHPAREMQDTFFIEKNPDILLRTHTSSVQIRFMKNTPPPIRIISYGRVYRNEVISSHSHCVFHQIEGLFVDKGVSFADLKQTIQYLKHSIFGNSKIRERPSYFPFTTPSAEIDIQLSSNGPWLEVMGCGLVNPKVLKNVGINPEVYSGFAFGIGIERIALLLYQINDIRLYFDNDIRFLTQFRSE; from the coding sequence ATGATAAAAAAAATAAAAGAAATTCAAAAAGAAGCGTCAGTTTTCCAAGCTGTAAAACTTCAAGATATAGAAGATTTTCGGATTAAGTACCTAGGTAAAAATGGGCTAATTCCAGCCCTATTTGGAGAATTAAAAAATATTTCAAAAACAGAAAAAAAAAGGGTTGGAGGTAGCATTAATTTGCTAAAAAGAATTGTATTGGATATAATCCAGAAGAATAAGAAAGAACTTTCAGAGGAAGAAAAAAAATCAGAGGAAATGGACTTCACCCTTCCAGGCTATTCTTGGGAACTAGGAGCTAGACATCCTATTTCTTTAGTGAAAAATAAAATTGTTAAAATTTTTGAAAGAATTGGCTTTATTTTAAGCCAAGGTCCAGAAATTGAAGATGATTGGCATAATTTTACTGCTTTAAATTTTCCTGAACTGCATCCTGCTAGAGAAATGCAAGATACTTTTTTTATTGAAAAAAATCCAGATATTTTATTGAGGACACATACTTCTTCTGTTCAAATTAGATTTATGAAAAATACTCCCCCTCCAATTAGGATTATTTCTTATGGAAGAGTTTATAGAAATGAAGTAATATCCTCTCATTCGCATTGCGTGTTCCATCAAATTGAAGGGTTATTTGTGGATAAAGGGGTTTCTTTCGCAGATCTAAAACAAACCATTCAATATTTGAAACATTCTATTTTTGGAAATTCAAAAATTAGAGAAAGACCTTCCTATTTTCCATTTACTACGCCTAGTGCAGAAATAGATATACAATTATCTAGTAACGGTCCTTGGTTAGAAGTTATGGGTTGCGGTTTGGTAAATCCAAAGGTTTTGAAAAATGTTGGAATAAACCCAGAAGTTTACTCTGGATTTGCTTTTGGTATAGGGATTGAACGTATTGCACTTTTGCTATATCAAATAAACGATATACGATTATATTTTGATAATGATATTCGATTTTTGACTCAATTTAGGAGCGAATAG
- the sufC gene encoding Fe-S cluster assembly ATPase SufC, translated as MLKIIDLHVSLEKKEILKGINLEIQANQVHAIMGPNGSGKSTLSSVIAGKKEYKVTKGALFFEKKNILDMPPESRAHLGIFLSFQDPVDIPGISVINFIITSVNSFRKAKKMEEIPSGEILKKVRKYSKILGIDEKILYRSVNEGFSGGEKKRNEILQMSILNPKFIILDETDSGLDIDSLRVVSNLINGMRSIKTAMLIITHYQRILEYVTPDYVHILDNGKIIKSGGKEIAFNLEKMGYECFRKEHKV; from the coding sequence ATGTTAAAAATTATTGATTTGCATGTTTCTTTAGAAAAGAAAGAAATTCTAAAAGGTATTAATCTAGAAATACAAGCGAATCAAGTCCATGCTATAATGGGACCAAACGGTTCTGGAAAAAGTACGCTTTCATCAGTAATTGCTGGAAAAAAAGAGTATAAGGTTACAAAGGGAGCTCTTTTTTTTGAAAAAAAAAACATTTTAGATATGCCCCCTGAAAGTAGAGCGCATTTGGGAATATTTCTTTCTTTTCAAGATCCAGTAGATATTCCAGGAATATCTGTAATAAATTTTATCATAACTTCTGTGAATTCCTTCAGAAAGGCTAAAAAAATGGAAGAAATTCCATCAGGGGAAATACTTAAAAAAGTTCGTAAGTATTCTAAAATACTAGGAATTGATGAAAAAATTCTTTACAGATCTGTAAACGAAGGTTTTTCTGGAGGTGAGAAAAAGCGTAATGAGATTCTTCAAATGAGTATTCTAAATCCTAAATTCATTATACTTGATGAAACGGATTCAGGATTAGATATAGATTCACTTCGTGTGGTTTCCAATCTCATTAATGGAATGAGAAGTATTAAAACTGCTATGTTAATCATAACTCATTATCAAAGAATTTTGGAATATGTAACCCCGGATTATGTACATATTTTGGATAATGGAAAGATTATAAAATCAGGGGGAAAAGAGATAGCTTTTAATCTTGAGAAAATGGGATATGAATGTTTTCGAAAAGAGCATAAAGTTTAG
- the rlmB gene encoding 23S rRNA (guanosine(2251)-2'-O)-methyltransferase RlmB, with protein sequence MIITGENWLKIILYTKVVFTMNFIYGIHPLIEAIQSGVRIYKILMKKSFNHQKLMLLIKSNEIPLQMVPLDKLNRLTRKNHQGVLALISPINFHRIENLLPIFSKNGKTPFLLILDGITDVLNFGAILRTAVCVGTDAVIISTKETPYIGADSIKTSSGAIFRIPICKENDLKKTIFLLKNSGIRILAATEKAKRLLWEENLTVPLAFLLGSEKNGIHNKYITICDDKIKIPVHGVNSLNVSTACGIILYETLRQRTIRS encoded by the coding sequence ATGATAATTACTGGGGAAAACTGGTTAAAAATTATTTTATATACTAAGGTAGTTTTTACTATGAACTTTATATACGGTATCCATCCATTAATAGAGGCTATTCAATCAGGTGTAAGGATCTATAAGATATTAATGAAAAAAAGTTTTAATCATCAAAAGCTTATGCTTTTGATAAAAAGCAATGAAATTCCTCTTCAAATGGTTCCTTTAGATAAACTAAACAGACTCACTAGAAAAAATCATCAAGGTGTTCTAGCGTTAATTTCTCCAATTAATTTTCATAGAATTGAAAATTTGTTACCTATTTTTTCTAAAAATGGTAAAACTCCTTTTCTCTTAATCCTAGATGGGATTACTGATGTACTAAATTTTGGGGCAATACTTCGAACTGCTGTCTGCGTAGGTACAGATGCAGTTATAATTTCCACTAAAGAAACTCCCTATATTGGAGCAGACTCTATAAAAACTTCTTCAGGTGCCATTTTCAGAATACCTATTTGTAAAGAAAATGATCTAAAAAAGACGATTTTTTTGTTAAAAAATTCCGGTATTAGAATTTTAGCAGCAACTGAAAAAGCTAAAAGACTTTTGTGGGAAGAAAATCTTACCGTTCCATTAGCCTTCCTTCTGGGTAGTGAAAAAAATGGAATCCATAATAAATATATAACTATTTGCGATGATAAAATAAAAATTCCTGTGCATGGAGTTAATTCACTAAACGTTTCCACTGCGTGTGGGATTATCTTATATGAAACATTGAGACAGCGTACTATTCGCTCCTAA
- the infB gene encoding translation initiation factor IF-2 — MGLRKNFLKEKKYKKHRKEKSKFKKKKKLNQVERLPVKKNLKKIKEKNSIKNKKENNLLKVPEFITVNEFSCMMQVSPTEVIGTCISLGIPATMNQRLNAETILLVADEFGYKIEFIDFLHSEKEGNEKDLKSRPPVVSVMGHVDHGKTSLLDYILNTNRIAGEHGGITQHIGAYSVKIKKGIEVTFIDTPGHEAFTAMRARGVLITDIAIIVIAVDAQVMPQTKEVISHAITAGVPMIFAINKIDKTGYKIEKIYEQLANMNILVEKWGGKYPTQEISAKTGYGVDKLMEKIISTSQMLNLKANPNNLSSGTVLESSIDKGRGYVSTVLIQEGTLRTGYYLLAGCFYGKVKVILDERRNSIQEAGPSKPVTIIGLNGAPNAGERFRVFKSEKEVKSIALRREHFHREQKMQIQKRVMLNEAEKRFFLKDLKEFKIILKVDVDGSLEALIDALLRLSTEKIKVNIIHKEVGSIKESDVLLAKSSNAMIIGFNVRPIFRSKNYEGVQMKLYSVIYHLIDDIKRIIEDLHKPKEKIIGKAKIREVFKIPSVGSIAGCVVTLGKIIRPAKVRHIRGGVVIYTGELSSLKIFKEDVKEVKNGQECGVSIKNYNDLLSGDVLEFF; from the coding sequence GTGGGGTTACGTAAAAATTTTTTAAAGGAAAAAAAATATAAAAAACATAGAAAAGAAAAATCAAAATTTAAAAAGAAAAAAAAGCTTAACCAAGTAGAAAGATTACCAGTAAAAAAAAATTTAAAAAAAATAAAAGAAAAGAATTCTATTAAAAATAAAAAGGAGAATAATCTATTGAAAGTTCCCGAGTTTATTACGGTAAACGAGTTTTCTTGCATGATGCAAGTCTCTCCTACAGAAGTTATTGGGACCTGTATATCATTGGGAATTCCAGCAACAATGAATCAGAGACTGAATGCTGAAACGATTCTGCTTGTTGCAGATGAATTTGGATACAAAATTGAGTTCATCGATTTTTTACATTCGGAAAAAGAAGGTAATGAAAAAGATCTAAAATCTAGACCTCCTGTTGTATCTGTAATGGGACATGTAGATCATGGAAAGACCTCATTACTAGACTATATTCTAAATACTAATCGAATTGCAGGAGAGCATGGTGGTATAACTCAGCATATAGGAGCTTATAGTGTAAAAATAAAAAAAGGGATTGAGGTAACTTTTATTGATACTCCTGGACACGAAGCCTTCACTGCTATGCGAGCAAGAGGAGTTCTCATTACTGATATTGCTATTATTGTGATAGCAGTAGATGCGCAGGTTATGCCTCAAACTAAAGAAGTTATTAGTCACGCTATAACTGCAGGGGTCCCTATGATATTTGCTATAAATAAAATAGATAAAACTGGATATAAAATTGAAAAAATATATGAACAACTTGCTAATATGAATATACTTGTAGAAAAATGGGGGGGGAAATATCCAACCCAAGAAATATCAGCTAAAACTGGATATGGTGTAGATAAATTAATGGAAAAAATTATCTCAACATCTCAGATGCTGAATCTGAAAGCTAATCCTAATAATTTATCATCAGGTACTGTACTGGAATCTTCCATAGATAAAGGAAGAGGATATGTTTCTACGGTTCTTATTCAGGAGGGAACCCTTAGAACTGGGTATTATTTATTAGCTGGATGTTTTTATGGTAAAGTGAAAGTTATTCTAGATGAACGTAGAAATTCTATTCAGGAAGCTGGACCATCAAAACCTGTTACCATTATAGGATTAAATGGGGCTCCTAATGCAGGAGAGAGATTTAGGGTTTTCAAGTCTGAAAAAGAAGTGAAGAGTATTGCTCTCCGTAGGGAGCATTTTCACAGAGAACAAAAGATGCAGATCCAAAAAAGGGTAATGTTGAATGAAGCGGAAAAACGCTTTTTCCTAAAAGATTTAAAAGAATTTAAAATAATCCTTAAGGTAGATGTAGATGGATCTTTAGAAGCTTTGATAGATGCTCTGCTTCGTTTATCGACTGAAAAAATAAAAGTAAATATTATCCACAAGGAAGTTGGATCTATTAAAGAGTCAGATGTTCTTTTAGCTAAGTCTTCTAATGCTATGATTATTGGATTCAATGTACGACCTATTTTTAGGTCGAAAAATTATGAAGGGGTTCAAATGAAACTTTATTCGGTGATTTATCACCTAATCGATGACATAAAAAGGATCATAGAAGATTTACATAAGCCTAAAGAGAAAATTATCGGAAAGGCTAAAATACGAGAAGTATTCAAAATCCCAAGTGTAGGATCCATAGCTGGATGTGTAGTTACACTTGGGAAAATAATAAGACCAGCTAAAGTTCGTCATATTAGAGGAGGAGTTGTTATTTATACTGGCGAACTCAGTTCTCTCAAAATCTTTAAAGAAGATGTAAAAGAAGTGAAAAATGGACAGGAATGCGGAGTGTCTATAAAAAATTACAACGATCTACTAAGTGGAGATGTTCTAGAATTCTTTTAG
- the dapB gene encoding 4-hydroxy-tetrahydrodipicolinate reductase: MKIALIGYGKMGKAVEEIALKRGHKIVFASSSTPEAQKLNTSEVVLEFSRPEVAFENIKICITHNIPIVCGTTGWLEKFKEVESICREYNGSFLYSSNFSLGMNIFFDINRKLARFVSTYEFKVEILEIHHLQKLDYPSGTSISLAKDIVSESRKKYSWIFGKSKKGDKISIFSKRVENVPGIHTVTYQSADDEIKITHKAYSRKGFAIGAVLASEWIVNQKGFFSMKNVFDYE, encoded by the coding sequence ATGAAAATAGCATTGATTGGTTATGGAAAAATGGGAAAAGCTGTTGAAGAGATTGCTTTAAAACGTGGTCATAAAATAGTTTTTGCTTCTTCTTCTACTCCTGAAGCTCAGAAACTGAATACATCTGAGGTGGTTCTAGAATTCAGTAGGCCTGAAGTAGCTTTTGAAAATATTAAAATATGTATCACACACAATATACCTATTGTGTGTGGTACTACAGGATGGTTAGAAAAGTTTAAAGAGGTGGAATCCATTTGTAGGGAATATAACGGATCTTTCTTGTATTCTTCTAATTTTAGTTTAGGAATGAATATATTTTTTGATATTAATCGAAAACTGGCTAGATTCGTAAGTACTTACGAGTTTAAAGTAGAAATACTCGAAATTCATCATCTTCAAAAGTTAGATTACCCTAGTGGAACATCTATATCCTTAGCTAAGGATATAGTATCTGAAAGTAGAAAAAAGTATAGTTGGATTTTTGGCAAATCAAAAAAAGGGGATAAAATATCTATTTTTTCAAAACGGGTTGAAAACGTTCCAGGAATACATACGGTTACTTACCAATCAGCAGATGATGAAATCAAAATTACTCATAAAGCTTATAGTCGTAAAGGGTTCGCTATAGGTGCAGTACTAGCTTCAGAGTGGATTGTAAATCAAAAGGGATTTTTTTCTATGAAGAATGTTTTTGATTATGAGTAA
- a CDS encoding SufS family cysteine desulfurase gives MYSKEEFINIRNQFTILSINIYGRPCIYLDNAATTQKPKKVIKAIEDYYKEINSNVHRGTHYLSHKATETMEKSRIKIQKFICAEYSNEILFTRGTTEAINLVASGMRTLIKEGDEIIVSQMGHHSNIIPWQILCQGIGALLKVIPLDKNNQLCIESFEKLLSDKVKILAISHISNVLGKVNPIKAFIKKAHQYGIITLIDGAQAVCHDYVNVQDLETDFYVFSAHKMYGPTGIGVLYGKEFFLEKLYPFLGGGEMIKEVLFNKTTYADLPLRFEAGTPNIEGIIALSASIAFIKQIRMKKIKKHEKFLLDRTLEGLKNIKGILLYSSNEPRSGIISFNLKNVHPFDVGSILDQLGIAVRTGHHCAQPLMRFLGVAGTVRVSFCVYNNDEEVDHLCEGVLKAKKMLVKLKEF, from the coding sequence ATGTATTCAAAAGAAGAATTCATAAATATTCGTAATCAATTTACCATTTTGTCAATAAATATTTACGGAAGACCATGCATTTACCTAGATAATGCAGCTACTACTCAAAAACCCAAAAAAGTAATTAAAGCTATAGAAGACTATTACAAAGAAATAAATTCCAATGTGCATAGGGGTACTCATTACCTGAGCCATAAAGCGACTGAAACTATGGAAAAAAGCAGAATCAAAATACAAAAATTTATTTGTGCTGAATATTCTAACGAGATTCTTTTTACTAGAGGAACTACTGAAGCGATTAATTTAGTTGCTTCTGGTATGAGAACTCTCATAAAAGAGGGAGATGAGATAATCGTTTCTCAAATGGGGCACCATTCTAATATTATACCTTGGCAAATCCTGTGCCAAGGTATAGGAGCTCTTTTGAAAGTCATCCCTCTAGATAAGAATAATCAATTATGTATTGAAAGTTTTGAAAAACTTCTTTCAGATAAAGTGAAAATACTAGCGATTAGTCATATTTCCAATGTTTTAGGAAAAGTTAATCCTATAAAAGCTTTCATTAAAAAAGCGCATCAATATGGAATTATAACTTTAATAGATGGAGCACAAGCTGTATGTCACGATTACGTAAATGTTCAGGATTTAGAAACGGATTTTTACGTATTTTCAGCACATAAAATGTATGGACCAACTGGTATTGGGGTCCTTTATGGAAAAGAATTTTTTTTAGAAAAACTTTATCCATTCCTCGGTGGAGGGGAAATGATCAAAGAAGTTCTTTTTAATAAAACTACTTATGCAGATTTACCCTTACGGTTTGAAGCTGGAACTCCAAATATAGAGGGAATAATAGCATTGTCAGCTTCCATTGCTTTCATTAAGCAGATAAGAATGAAAAAAATAAAAAAACATGAAAAGTTCCTTTTGGATAGAACTCTTGAGGGGTTAAAAAATATAAAAGGAATTCTCTTATATTCATCTAATGAACCTAGATCTGGAATTATCTCTTTTAACCTTAAAAACGTTCATCCATTTGACGTGGGAAGTATTCTAGACCAGCTTGGAATTGCAGTGCGAACTGGGCATCATTGCGCTCAACCTTTAATGCGTTTTTTAGGGGTAGCAGGAACTGTAAGAGTAAGTTTTTGCGTATATAATAACGATGAAGAAGTGGACCATTTATGCGAAGGAGTTTTAAAAGCAAAAAAAATGCTAGTTAAGCTAAAAGAATTCTAG
- the lepB gene encoding signal peptidase I, giving the protein MSNYILVFFIILGIHFLGTYRLYKKAGRKSWEAALPFYNIFILLKIVNRPIYWVPIFFVPIICTVMFPLLWIDFIRCFGKTRKRDYILVILTLGLYIFYFNYNNNINFFAPKKEPIFSIFLSSIILSSFIHIYLIQPFTIPTSSMEKTLLVGDFIFVSKIHYGLRLPITPISLPLLHNRLPFFGIRTYLKWIRLPYLRIPSLTNIKRSDIIVFNFPHSSYTEIDRKDHYIKRCIAISGETVEIRRSILFINGKKERLSKNVKRKYLYILSTLRSLNKIMLTELEAKLIRTLNEVGSVNRYILPIYKSQKFLGNKNFSWNLDFYGPLKIPKKGDHVMLNYDNINLYKDIINIYENNYLKIKGKKFYINNMETSEYVFNQNYYFMIGDNWYNSLDSRFWGFVPEDHIVGNPIFTWMSISWDSLYPKNVFKCKLRLERIKCF; this is encoded by the coding sequence ATGAGTAATTATATTCTTGTCTTTTTTATCATACTAGGAATTCATTTTCTGGGAACTTATAGGTTATATAAAAAAGCTGGAAGAAAATCTTGGGAAGCTGCTTTGCCTTTTTACAATATTTTTATATTACTAAAAATTGTTAATCGTCCAATTTATTGGGTTCCAATTTTCTTTGTCCCAATTATTTGCACAGTAATGTTCCCTCTATTATGGATTGATTTTATTCGATGTTTTGGAAAAACTAGGAAAAGAGACTATATTCTAGTAATCCTAACATTAGGTTTATATATTTTTTATTTTAACTATAATAATAATATAAATTTTTTTGCTCCAAAAAAAGAGCCCATTTTTTCAATTTTTCTCTCTTCTATAATTTTATCATCTTTTATTCACATATATCTTATTCAGCCATTTACCATACCAACCTCTTCTATGGAGAAAACTTTATTAGTTGGAGATTTTATTTTTGTAAGTAAAATCCACTATGGATTACGATTACCAATAACTCCAATAAGTTTACCACTTTTGCATAACAGATTACCATTTTTTGGCATTCGTACTTATTTAAAGTGGATCAGATTACCCTACCTGCGTATTCCATCTTTAACTAACATTAAACGTTCTGATATTATCGTATTCAATTTTCCCCATTCATCTTATACCGAGATAGATAGAAAAGATCATTATATAAAACGATGTATCGCTATTTCGGGAGAGACTGTAGAAATACGTAGATCTATTTTATTTATAAATGGTAAAAAAGAAAGATTGTCCAAAAATGTAAAAAGAAAATATTTATATATTCTTAGTACCTTAAGGTCTCTAAACAAAATAATGCTTACAGAATTAGAAGCTAAATTAATCAGAACCCTTAATGAAGTAGGATCTGTAAACAGATATATTCTCCCAATATACAAAAGTCAAAAATTTTTAGGAAATAAAAATTTTAGTTGGAATTTAGACTTTTACGGGCCGTTAAAAATTCCTAAGAAAGGAGATCATGTAATGCTAAATTATGATAATATCAACCTGTATAAAGACATTATAAATATATATGAAAATAACTACTTAAAAATAAAAGGAAAAAAATTTTATATTAACAACATGGAAACTTCTGAATATGTTTTTAATCAAAACTATTATTTCATGATAGGAGATAATTGGTATAATTCATTGGATTCTCGTTTTTGGGGGTTTGTACCCGAAGACCATATTGTGGGAAATCCAATTTTTACTTGGATGAGTATTTCTTGGGATTCTCTTTATCCCAAGAACGTATTTAAATGTAAATTAAGATTAGAGAGAATAAAGTGCTTTTAG
- the sufD gene encoding Fe-S cluster assembly protein SufD → MEKTSEYIYRLQCIAFDFFRKKGFPSSMEEDWKFTDLKKILRKEYGFFLKQEDRSEDVKKNLFKNFDSYRIIFVNGVFHSSLSKIIDKNVFRLYDALKSKRHQSIIEKFYAKIAPKKESLVALNTSFAKDGVYVHLPNKTLVKKPIEILYFFTSKTINFPRNLIVLEEGSFVQIIERHQCLNNKNEANALNNSVTEIYASPNSKIKYLKIQDCHLKSSLMDNTFIVQKKNSSFSIHTFSLQGSLIRNNLHLYQKDEGVNSQLKGLSISLKEGIIDHHTLVDHLYPTCNSYELYKSIFSGKAKGVFNGKIIVRKKAKNINAFQKSINILLSKESCITAKPQLEIFANDVKCSHGCTVGQFSESVLFYLRSRGIPEKKAKDLMLLSFIKEILDNDMEFIGKMVLKNLKILE, encoded by the coding sequence ATGGAAAAGACCTCAGAATATATTTATCGTTTGCAATGTATAGCTTTTGATTTCTTTAGAAAGAAGGGCTTTCCTTCTTCTATGGAAGAAGATTGGAAATTCACTGATTTAAAAAAAATTCTTAGAAAGGAATATGGGTTCTTTCTTAAACAGGAAGATAGATCTGAAGATGTAAAAAAAAATCTATTCAAGAATTTTGATAGTTATCGTATTATTTTTGTCAATGGTGTTTTCCATTCTTCCCTATCTAAGATAATTGATAAAAACGTATTTAGATTATATGATGCTTTGAAAAGTAAAAGGCATCAATCAATCATTGAAAAATTTTACGCAAAAATTGCACCTAAAAAGGAATCTTTGGTGGCTTTAAATACATCTTTTGCTAAAGATGGAGTTTATGTACATCTTCCCAATAAAACATTAGTCAAAAAACCTATTGAAATCCTTTATTTTTTTACTTCTAAAACTATTAACTTTCCAAGAAATCTAATAGTTTTAGAAGAAGGTTCTTTTGTTCAGATTATTGAAAGACATCAATGTCTGAACAATAAAAATGAAGCTAATGCTTTAAATAATTCAGTAACGGAAATTTATGCCTCTCCTAATAGTAAAATAAAATATCTTAAAATTCAAGATTGTCATTTGAAAAGTTCATTGATGGACAATACTTTCATTGTACAAAAAAAGAACAGTTCTTTCTCTATCCATACTTTTTCACTTCAAGGAAGTTTAATTAGAAACAATCTACATCTTTATCAGAAAGATGAGGGAGTTAATTCTCAATTAAAGGGATTAAGCATTTCTCTAAAAGAGGGGATAATTGATCATCATACTTTAGTAGATCATCTTTATCCAACTTGCAATAGTTATGAACTTTACAAAAGCATTTTTTCTGGAAAAGCTAAAGGAGTTTTTAATGGAAAAATAATCGTCCGTAAAAAAGCTAAAAATATTAATGCTTTTCAAAAAAGTATTAATATTCTCCTATCTAAAGAATCTTGCATAACTGCAAAACCCCAATTGGAAATATTTGCTAACGATGTTAAGTGCTCTCATGGTTGTACAGTTGGGCAGTTTAGCGAATCCGTTTTATTTTATTTACGCTCTAGAGGTATACCAGAAAAAAAAGCAAAGGATTTGATGCTACTCTCTTTCATTAAAGAAATATTAGATAATGATATGGAGTTCATTGGTAAAATGGTTCTTAAAAATCTCAAGATCTTGGAATAA